From one Dermacentor andersoni chromosome 1, qqDerAnde1_hic_scaffold, whole genome shotgun sequence genomic stretch:
- the LOC126543357 gene encoding uncharacterized protein isoform X1: MNAWVIVLALCALTSTAAAGGYGGGHGAIILAGHGGGYGGGGHGGYSKVVPGPSFLVSTVHHVHKISHGGAIIGGYDLVPHGGGHGGGYGAGYGGYGGHGW, translated from the exons GTCATCGTATTAGCACTCTGCGCCCTCACATCGACGGCAGCAGCTGGGGGCTACGGCGGTGGCCATGGAGCGATCATCTTGGCTGGACACGGTGGTGGTTATGGAGGAGGCGGCCATGGCGGTTACAGCAAAGTGGTGCCTGGACCTTCATTCCTCGTGAGCACTGTGCACCACGTGCACAAGATCAGCCACGGCGGGGCCATTATCGGCGGATACGACTTGGTACCCCACGGCGGAGGACATGGAGGAGGCTATGGAGCTGGCTACGGCGGATACGGTGGACACGGATG GTGA
- the LOC126543357 gene encoding uncharacterized protein isoform X2, producing the protein MNAWVIVLALCALTSTAAAGGYGGGHGAIILAGHGGGYGGGGHGGYSKVVPGPSFLVSTVHHVHKISHGGAIIGGYDLVPHGGGHGGGYGAGYGGYGGHGW; encoded by the coding sequence GTCATCGTATTAGCACTCTGCGCCCTCACATCGACGGCAGCAGCTGGGGGCTACGGCGGTGGCCATGGAGCGATCATCTTGGCTGGACACGGTGGTGGTTATGGAGGAGGCGGCCATGGCGGTTACAGCAAAGTGGTGCCTGGACCTTCATTCCTCGTGAGCACTGTGCACCACGTGCACAAGATCAGCCACGGCGGGGCCATTATCGGCGGATACGACTTGGTACCCCACGGCGGAGGACATGGAGGAGGCTATGGAGCTGGCTACGGCGGATACGGTGGACACGGATGGTAA